CTCCATTTTTTCAATTTCGGTTTCCAGTTCTGAAATTTTCTCTTCTACCTTTTTCAGCTTGTTCTGGATGTTTTTTTGCTCTTTACTAACCATAACAGATGACTGGCTGCTTGGTGTAGCAGGCTTCACTTCTGCTTTTTTAGGCTCCGGCTTTACTTCTTCATTGTGCAGCTTTGCTTTTTCTGCAGAAATTTCTCTAAGGGTTTCTTTTTGTCTGTATTCAAGGTATTCTCCTACACTTCCCAGGAATTCTTTCATTCTTCCGTCACGGAATTCATAGATTTTATCACAAAGTCCATCCAGGAATTCTCTGTCGTGGGAAATTACGATCAATGTTCCCTGAAAATTCTGTAGAGCCAGTTTGATAATCTCCTTAGACTGAATATCCAGGTGATTGGTAGGCTCATCCATAATCAGAGTATTGAAAGGACGAAGCAACAATTTACAAAGCGCCAGACGGTTTCTTTCTCCCCCGGAAAGCACTTTTGTTTTTTTGGTTACCGCTTCTCCCTGAAAAAGGAAAGACCCTAAAAGGTCTCTCACTCTTGGTCTTGTTTCTTCCGTTGCGGCATCTTCAGCTTCTTCCAGTACTGTTTTATTGGGTGTCAGTACTTCTTCCTGATTTTGGGCGAAGTATCCGATGTTTACATTATGTCCTAAATTCCAGGTTCCAGTATAATCTTTGATGTCTCCGGCAAGAATTTTGGCTAGTGTTGTTTTTCCCTGTCCGTTTTGTCCTAAAAGGGCAATTCTGTCTCCTCTCTGAACAATAAAGTCTACATCATCAAAAATCTGTTTTGTTCCGTAAGCTTTTCCTAAATGTTCAGCCTCGAAAATAACTTTTCCGGGTACCACAGACTGTACGAAACGGATATTGAATTTGGAAACGTCTTCGGTATCTACTTCAATACGTTCAATTTTATCCAGTTTCTTAATAAGGGACTGTGCAAAAGATGCTTTGGTAGCACTTGCACGGAACTTATTGATGTTATCTTCCATCTGCTTGATCTCCGCGTCCTGATTCTTTTTAGCCTGAATCAGTTTTTCACGGCGTTCTTCACGCATTACAAGATATTTTGAATAATTGGCTTTATAGTCATCAACTTTTTTGTTATTAATGTCAAATGTTCTGTTGCACACCGCCGTCATAAACTGTTTATCGTGGCTTACCAGAACAATGGCTCCAGGATATTCTTTCAGGAAGTTTTCCAGCCAGATAATAGACTCCATATCAAGGTGATTGGTGGGCTCATCGAGAAGCATGATATCATTCTTTTGAAGCAGCAGCTTTGCCAGCTCGATTCTCATTCTCCAACCTCCGGAAAATTCATCGGTAATTTTATGAAAATCATCTGCTTTGAAACCTAAACCAAACAATATTTTCTCCATATCACCTTCAAGATTGTAGGCATCATGGTTCATCAAAAGATCATTAAGTTCAGTCATCTTATTGATCAGATCAGTATAGGCATCACTTTCGTAATCGGTTCTGGTAGCCAGCTGGTGGTTAACTTCTTCCAGCGCTTCTTTCCAGGCATTAATCTGTTCGAAGGCCTGCATGGTTTCATTCCATACCGTTCTTCCTTTAACGAAATCAAGATCCTGCTTCAGGAAACCAATGGTTATATTCCCTTCAGGAACTACATTTCCTTCGTAGAAATTAATTTCTCCCGACAGCATTTTCAACAGGGTAGATTTCCCTGCTCCGTTTTTTCCTACCAAACCAACTTTATCATCTTTTTTGATGGTAAAATTTACGTTTTGAAACAGATAATTTCCCGAATGATGTAATCCTAAACCTTGAACCGAAAGCATTTCTTTTAATTAATAATTAGTTATGAATAATGAATTTTCGGGTGCAAAAGTACGGAAAAAGAAATGAATAGGCCAGAAATAAAAAGAGGGAAGCCGGAAGAGGGAGGATGGAAGTTCACCGCTGCCTCAGACTTTAGGAGGTTTTCTGAAACTGATTTTTGTTTTTATCGCAACGGCAGACAAAAAAAAATTAAATTCCTGATGTTTTTAAGATAAACAAGGCCGCTTCGCTTATTTTTGAAATACAAGAGTTTTAAAGATAGAAGTTTACGAAGCGGCCCATTGTTTTTTTATAACAAAATGCGTTGCTTTCAGGTCTTAATGGTTCCCTTCTTCCAGCTTCCAGCTTTCTCCATTCATTTTATTCATTCTCATCTCGATGGTACGGCTCCAGATATCGTTGTTTGGGACATTGGTTCCATAGAGAAAATCAGGGATAAAGCTGTCTTCGGGAAGATGAAGTTCCATGATAACCTTAGTATGGCTTTCATGATCCAGAGAGCTGCTGCTGGGTACATTAAGGCCATTATTAATCAATTCTGCACTAATATCTTTTGTGGATCTTTTTAATACTTCATCGCTGTACAGCCCGAAGTTGGCAGAAATATGGGTATACTCTGCAAAGCGGCTATAATCATATACAGGCTGGAGTTCCGGCTGCATATTTTTAACGTAAGCTTCTGCACGGATATAAAAGTCTACAAGAAACGGGTGTTTTTCCGGATCTATCTCAAAATCATCTTCTTTAAAATCTGTACTGAAGATCTGTGATGTTACCCTGTTGGTTTCGTCCAACATCAGTCTGCCATATACTTTTGAAAGATCCTGATAAACTTTGTCTCTGGAAACATAAGCTTGCGCAAGAATCACCCCTTTTTCAATCTGAAATTCTGCAAGCAGCGAATCCCATATTTTATTTCCAGCCCTATCTGTTTTGGCATTTCGTATATCTGATACATAATCCTGCAAGTCCTGGGTATTGAGAAAATCTGTAGAAATATAGACGGACTGGGGACCTTCCAGATAGCCACCTCCAATATCTGCATGAGCCCCGGGAACAAAGACCTCCTTCCATACAGAATTCCAGGTTTCCGTTTTTGTATCCCGCCTACTTTTGGAAGTCTCAAAAAAACCGGCAAGAGGAAAAAAGTACCTGCATTCATTCACGGCACACAGATGAAGGGCATTCTCTGTTTCCTGCGGCAAATTGATTGTGTAGGTATTAAAAGGTTTGGATTCTACGGTGTCAAAAACACCCAGAAATTTTATTTTAATGGAGACTGAAGGATACTGTAAGAGAATCTGATTGCTGAAATGTCTTGCCAGCATACTTCCTCTGCTGAATCCATAGATATAAAAATAGTATATTTTGTTGGTATTATTTATTGTATGCTCTACGAAATCATAGGCTTTCTGAAGTTTGTCATCCGAAGAATATCCTTTTTCTCCAGGAGGATTGCTACAGGTCGCCATTGCAAAATTACTATCTTCCCCACCATTTAGGGTACCAATTCCTTCAACATATAATTTGTGGTTTCCGTTAAATAAACTGAACAGTTTGTAAATATTAGTCGCTGCTCCCTGATAACTTTCATTATTCCTGGCCGGCATATTCGCTGAAGCAGCATTAACTCCGTTGTTTCCGGTTCCGTCAAAAAAAATTCCGACTGATATTATTCCATCGTTTTTCATCATTGTGTTTCTACGTTGTAACTGACTATCTCCGGCGTATTTTAATGAACTACAATTATTTACATCCGGACTAAACTTATAGTGTCAAATTAACGAAAGATACAACAAGTGTACAAGCGTGAAATCACCAAATAAAAAAATTCCGTATTTCTACGGAATCATATTTTTTCAAGGGTATAAATGTTATTAATGATGGCATAGATCACAATGCCTACTGTATTTTTGGCTCCAATCTTTTCAAGAATCCGCTGCCTGTGGCTTTCTACTGTTCTTGGACTGATGAACAGCTTTTCTCCGATCTCATTGTTGGTATACTCCTGGCAGATCAGCTTTACCACATCTTTTTCTCTTTCGGAAAGTTCATCTTCCATTTCAAAAAGAGATTTTTTCTTCGTCGAACTGTTCATATAAGTAAACAGCATCTGATGATCTTCAGCGGTAAAGAAAACGCCATTTTTATAAACCATTGTGATGGCATCAATAAATGTTTTTCTATCTGAATTTTTAGGAAGAAATGCAGAAACTCCCAGTTTAACCATATATCCCAGGATAGATGTTTTATAGTGGGAAGAAAGAATGATAATCTTCAATTCAGGGTATTTTTCTTTTAAAATCTCCACGAGTTCAAAGCCATTCATGGGCTGCATCTGCACATCTACGAGAGCAATATCCGGAAAGCCTTCATTGGAAAGTTCTTCCAGTTTTTCAATAAAATCAGGTCCGTTACCGGAAGTCAGCGATACGGAGATATTTTTTTCATTGGACAACAGCATTTTTACTCCTTCCAGGATCAGCTGTTCATCATCAATCAGTGCTATTTTGATTTGCGGGTTCATGGTTTGTTGGAATTATAATAATTAAACGGCTTCCTTTTTTCAGGGTACTTTTCCACTTATGGACAGCATTCATTGATTTCATCCGGGATTCTATATTTTTGAGTCCCATTCCTTTTTTTACCTGGTCATAATCAAATCCCTGCCCGTTATCTGATATGACCACCGCCATATACAAAGGATAATCTTTGATATAAATCCAGAGATCTGTTGCCTGGGAATGTTTGATTACATTGGTTGTAAATTCCTGAATAATCCTATACAGCTGCACTTCTGTAAAAATCTCTTTTTTCCTGTACCCGGGCATTACCTGCAGAGAAATATTGATTTTATGAGACAGATTCGCAATCAATTCTTCCACATATAAAACCAATCCTACTGATTCAAGATTTACAGGATATAATGAATGTGAAATGCTTCTTGCCGCATCAATCAATGATGACATCTGGCCGTAAATATTCTTTTTAATCACCTCATCTCCTTTGGTATCCAGATTATTCAGCCATAATGATAAAATATTAAGCCTGTTTCCGATATCATCATGAATCATAACGGCTATCCTTTTTCTTTCTTCTTCCTGAGCTTTAATGTTTTCAAGTACCAGACTTTTCTGGTGAAGAACTTCTGCCTCATGCTGGGCATTTTTTTCTTTAATAATCCGGCTGATGAAAGAGCGGTAAGCAAGGAGTATAAAGGATACTATAACTGTTATGGTAACAATTATAAGAACCAAAAGACTGATATTTAAAGTTACTTCTTTAATTTGATAAAAGTGTATATAAATGAACAATATAAGATACTCAGCAAGATATTATTAATGCTCAGCATAAAGTAAAAATCATCATCAGAAAGATTGGCAAGCTGATGCTGAATAATAAAAAAAAATACTGACACGGAATAATAGAAGAAAATACTGGCATCTACCAAAAGAAAACGGTTCTTTGCAGAAGCTCCATTAATTTCCCGGATGAGCGTGAATCCCGAAAGACAGACAATGATAATATTGGATACTACCTTCACAATATCACTGTTGGAGGGATAATCAAAGGCATATTTTGCGACCATAAAACCAATAGCCAGTACTCCTGCCAGCCCGAGAAAATATTTTGATACGTCCAATTTTCTGATGAATAGAGCACTCAGCAGAAAAAATTCTCCGGCAATATAAAACGGATAGATAAATGAAGTATCATTCAGTTTAAAAACATAAGGCAGGATCAGGTTCAGGAGTTCAATAAAAAAAAGAAAAGCAATACAATAAAAATACTGCTTTTCCTTATGATTGAGTATACGATATCTGGCTGCTCCCAAAATAATCACACAAAGAAGCAGGCCATAATTCAGAAATAAAATTGTCTTAAAAAATTCTGTCATTCCTTTTTCGTCCAGACATTTAAGATCTTAATTTGGGAATCCGGGAATACGGCATACCGGCGGACATGGTTTTGCCCAGTCATAGGTATTGGAAATAGAGGATGTAGTTCCTCCATTCTGCAGCAGTTCATGGTAAGAAATAAAGATCAGGGTTACCAGCATTCTTTGATAAATATCATTGTAACGAAGTCCGAATGAGCATACGATTCTGGTAACTTCAGGGATCGGATGGCAAAGGTCTTCCATAGGAACGTAGAATTTTCTGAAGATTCTTGCCCCTCCGAATTCTGAACATTCATGATAGAACCATTCCATTCCTTCGTCTCTCCAGCGCTCAATGGCTTCTACCGCTTTATCCTGCTCAAAAACAGGAGCTTCTGATACTGGAAAATACATATCCGTATTGCTGCCTATTTTTTGAAGGTCGTTAGAAAGTAATGCATTTTTTACGATTTTAAACTCTTTAGTCTCCTGTAGGACAAGATCGTATTTCTGAGGCTCAAGAGTAGTGTACTGGTACTCTGTTACAGCACTGTTTATCACTCCTTTTTCAGTTAACGGAACAAAAATCAGGACAAGACTTCCTTCAACTACTCCAACTTCTGCGCAGATATATTCGTAGGAATTGTAGTCTTTGATTTTATCAATTTGATCTTTAGATAGTTTAAAAGTGTAATTGGTGCGAATCCACTCAGCAATTGAGTGATAATCAGAAACCCCGTTACCCCATTGGGCAATTGCCAGGGCGTATTCTTCTCTGTTCATAGATGTGGCTTGTTTAGTTTGCATAAAAATATACAAACTAAATGTGCTGTGCAAATAATCACTAAAATTTGAATTTTAATTAACCTGGGTTAAGAAATTTTAAATATAAAAGGTTGGAAGATGGAAGAAGGAGGCTGGAAGTCACTGTTGGTTATAGATACTGAAACCTCTGTAAAATCAAATGAGATAAAAATATATCAACACTTATTTTTAATGACCTTCATAACTTTCCTTCTTCCAGCTTTAAGCCTGTCTAAATAAAACATTTTATCCCGGACTGAGATTATAATTGTTTTCAAATTTTGTTCATATTAAAGCTATATCAGAACAACATATGAATCAATATAATTATCAGGTCGCTCCTACGGAGCTCACTTTAGATCATGTATTAAATTCTATGAACAGAGTACTCCTACGGAGCACTTAAAAAACTCAAATAATATCATATTTTTTACAAAAATTTATAAATTGATCATCAGTTATAACACTTAATATAAGTCTGATTTTTTATTCCGGACTGAGGTTAAGGTAAGTATAAAAGAATGGATAAGGAAGACTCGAAATTATTTTTGGTTGCACCCTAAACAGCCACCATAAAATTAAAAAACTCTATCAGAACATCATATGATCAATATAATTATCAGGTCGCTCCTACGGAGCTCACCTTAGATCATGTATTAAATTCTATGAACAGAGTACTCCTACGGAGCACTTAAAAAACTCAAATAATATCATATTTTTTTACAAAAATTTATAAATTGATCATCAGTTATAACACTTAATATAAGTCTGATTTTTTATTCCGGACTGAGGCTAATTAATAATTCCTAACAGTAACATGATAACAGCTCTGCTGTTTTTCTTTGATATAGTAAATTCGGCCCGCGTCTGCATAGTATTTCAGGACTTTCTCCAAAGCGAGCTCCATTTTGGGATTATATTTGAGTACATTATTGAAACGCACATAAGAAATATCGAAAGAGTTTCCGTAATTGTGAGAACTGATCCCTAGAGAGGCATTGGAGTTCACTTTTCTAAGCCGGCATTGGTCTTCAAGGGTTCTTGTTATTGACGAAACCGTAAAGGTATGACCTTTTGTCTCTTTACTGAATTTTGATGCGATCTTCTCTAATGTTGTTTTGGCTTTGGATACCATAAAAGCCCTGCTGTAATCCAGTCTCTGAACACGGTACCCTTTTCCTGTTTTTTTTACCGCGTGAAATTTACCGCTATTAACGTACTTCTGTACCGTTTTAGAGTCTTTAAGCAGTTTAACCCCAAAACTCTTTGAGGCATCCAGATGAGACTTATAAAGAGGAGTAGGTTCTACTTTTAAAACCTGTGACAAATCATAGCAGGGAAGACTCTTTTTAGCTCCCTGTGAATAATAAAGACTGTATAGGAAAGGCACAAAAACCACACAAAAAAACTTTCTCATTAACCATGCTTTAAAATTACTAACGAAAGATAAACATTTATGTTATATCAATCAATCCGGAGCGTTATGCTCTTTCAACAGAATCCCCAACAAACATTAAACCAAATTAATAAATCCTCAATTTTTTCGTTCTCCAATATTTGAAATATTTTTAAGATTTATCTTTCTATTTTGAGATTTAAATTCTACATTTGAGATACATTTAAAAATAAACAACATGATAAAAAAACTTTTTGCTGAATTTTTCGGCACGTTTTGGCTTGTTTTCGGAGGCTGCGGAAGTGCGGTTTTTGCAGCCGGAGTTCCCGACATCGGAATTGGTCTTTTAGGCGTTGCTCTAGCTTTTGGTCTTACAGTGCTTACAATGGCATATGCTGTGGGCCACATCTCCGGAGGTCATTTTAATCCGGCCGTTACTTTCGGGCTTATGGCAGGAGGCAGATTTCCTGCAAAAGACCTTATCCCGTACATTGTTGCCCAGTGTCTTGGAGCGCTTGTTGCTGCGGGATGCCTGTATGTTATCCTTAATGGCGCCGGAACCGTAGATTTTTCCCAACCCGGAGCGTTTGCCACCAACTTCTATGGGGAAGCGGTATATAACGGCAAAGCATTCAGCATGGGAGCCGCATTTCTTGCGGAATTCTTACTGACAGCATTTTTCCTCATTGTTATTATGGGAGCAACGGATAAATGGGCGAACGGAAAGTTTGCTGGTATTGCTATCGGTCTGGCTTTAACACTGATTCACTTAATTTCAATTCCTATCACCAATACTTCGGTAAACCCTGCGAGATCTCTTTCACAGGCTGTTTTTGCAGGAGGACTTGCGATGTCTCAGCTCTGGTTATTCTGGGCAGCTCCTATTTTAGGAGGGATTGTAGGAGGGTTGATTTATAAGTTCCTTCTTCAGAGAGATTCGACGGAAGTTGAAGCTTAATTATATTCAACATTTCATTATCATAAATAACAAATCCTGTCATCTGACAGGATTTGTTATTTTTTCTTCTTTATATCAAAAGGATTTTTAAAGATCAATTCTTCGTGTTTTCCTTTGATCTCCATCTTCCTGTGCAGGAGATTCAACGCCATTTTACGTATAAAAAGATCTTTATCATTCAGTTTCCAGTAAGAATCTTCATGTACATTTTTAGGCTTACGTATCAGATAGAATTCCGTTTCCCAGCTGTCTTCATTATGGTAAAACTCAATGATGCCACAGTGTTCCGGAACATCTTTATGCTCGATCATTCCCATCGGAAGCAGAAAACTGAATGCGTTGCAGACATAATCTCCACAAGAAACCTTGTCATGCTTCAGAAATTTTTCTCCCGTATCTTTGTTGAGATATGATTTTTTGAAATCGTTTTTAAAGTCACTTTTCGATAGTTTGATCTCAATTTCATGACTGAACCCTTCGGCATCAATGATCAGTATATCAGCCTCCCAATCTGCCTGAAAGTGATTTGTCATCACAATTTCCTTCTCAAAATCACAGTGAGAGTGGATGTAGGCATGAACAAGCTCGTCTATTTTGATCATTGTTTGGAAAGTGTGTTATCTGCTTTGTATAATGTACGATGTATAGTTTACGATGTAAAAGTATCGGACTAATTTTCAGTTCAAACCGCCCTCTATTAACTTACCAACAGGCTGCAACCGCGGATATCGGAATGGTCTATTCTTCCAAGCACCTGAAACTGATCTCCGGTTATTTTCCCCAAATCCTGGGTAGCAATAAAAGAACAGGAATGAATATTGGCAAGATCTATAATATTGACCGCTCCGGTTCTCCCCTCTTTTTCATAGGCAAAAGGGTCTTCTGCATTTCTGATCATCACTCTCATCCATTTTGGGCATGTATATTCATTTTTTCCGAGAGAATAAGCCTGGGAAAGCAGTTCTGTCATCGAATATTCGGAGTAGATTTTTTCGGTTTTAAATCCGTTTTGTAAAATGGCCAGAAGTTCGTCTTTGGTCATTTCTTCCTTTCTGCCTTTCATTCCTCCAGTTTCAATTACGGTCAGGTTGAGGGATTCTGAGATCGATAGATTTTGAGATTTCAATGTATCTAAAAAATCCAGCAGAGCGAAGGAAACTCCGAAAAGAATAACTTTTTTATCCTTTATTGTTATCAGCAGATCAAAAAGTTCGGTATGATTGTAAAGAAAATATCCGTTCTCCGGTTTGCCTGATTTTTTCATAAGATAATCCACCATATAAATCAGGGAAGAGTTCTGTTTTTCCAGGTAACTAGGAAGAAGCCCCAGGAAAATAAAGTCTTCCGGTTTTCCGATAAACTGTTGAAAACTTTTATAGATGCTCTCCTCATATTTTCGAGGATCTGCAATATAATGTTTTGAAAGATTCATCTGCGTGGTTCCTGAGCTTTGAAAAAAAAGATCAGCTTTGGCATTTTTATCCAGAATCTGATGATTTTTAAACATTTCTATGGGCAGAAACGGAATTTTCTCCAGACTGTTGATCTTTTCAACATCTGTCTTCAGAAAGTCTACAAACTTCCTGTATATTTCAACGTTTTCATACTGATATCGAAAAGTTTTCAATGCTGCGTTCAGGAAATCCTGTTCTGTCTGAATGTTGAATATATTTTCCAATTCTAATAAAACTATTTTAAACTCCCCCGCTTTACCCTAAGTTTTTACAGGGAAAAAGATATTTTTTAATATTTTTTTCAGAAGATTTACACTTTGGTAAACTTCTTGCAATTACCTATTCGGAATATGGATTAAAAACAAGAGTGGACTTCGGTCCATTCGGAAATTACCTCTTTTAGGGGTAATTTTTTTTTGTTCCGTCCTTATAGGTTTTCAATTCAAAATTCTTCTCAAAAACCCCGTAAGTGTAATATGAAATCCAGTCACCGAGGTTAATATATTCAGCCTTTCCACTCAGGTTCAGAACCATCGGAAGGTGGCGGTGTCCGTAAATAAAGTAGTCTATTTTCTGGGTTTTCAGTTTCTCTTTTGAATAGATGATCAAAAATTCTTTATCTTCTCCCAGGAATGCCTTATCTTCTTCTCCGGAAATCATTTTATTTTTCTGGGAAAGGTATAAGGCTACTTTCATTGCAATATCGGGATGAAGCCATTTGAAAAACCACTGGGCAACAGGATTGGTAAACAGCTTTTTCATTCTTTTATATCCTTTATCGCCAGGCCCTAATCCGTCTCCATGAGCTAGCAAAAACTGTTTTCCGCCCATTTCAAAATACTGCTTCTGATAGAATACAGTACAGCCGATTTCTTCTTCAAGATAATCTTTCATCCAAAGATCATGGTTCCCGACAAAGAAATAGATGTGAATTCCCCTGTCTTTCAATTCTGCTATTTTACCGAGAACACGTACGTATCCTTTTGGAATTACGTGTTTCCATTCGTGCCAGAAATCGAAAAGGTCACCCATTAAAAACAGGACCTGGGCATCTTCCTTAATTTCATCCATCCAGCGTATGAATTTCTCTTCACGCATCTTGCTTTCCTTAGGAGTGGGTGCTCCGAAATGCTGATCTGAAGCGAAATATACCTTTTTGCCAGGTTCGAGATTAATGATCGTTTTTAACACCGTCTTGAGTTTTTATCTGTCAGATTACTTATT
This region of Chryseobacterium vaccae genomic DNA includes:
- a CDS encoding UDP-2,3-diacylglucosamine diphosphatase produces the protein MLKTIINLEPGKKVYFASDQHFGAPTPKESKMREEKFIRWMDEIKEDAQVLFLMGDLFDFWHEWKHVIPKGYVRVLGKIAELKDRGIHIYFFVGNHDLWMKDYLEEEIGCTVFYQKQYFEMGGKQFLLAHGDGLGPGDKGYKRMKKLFTNPVAQWFFKWLHPDIAMKVALYLSQKNKMISGEEDKAFLGEDKEFLIIYSKEKLKTQKIDYFIYGHRHLPMVLNLSGKAEYINLGDWISYYTYGVFEKNFELKTYKDGTKKNYP
- a CDS encoding sensor histidine kinase → MVLIIVTITVIVSFILLAYRSFISRIIKEKNAQHEAEVLHQKSLVLENIKAQEEERKRIAVMIHDDIGNRLNILSLWLNNLDTKGDEVIKKNIYGQMSSLIDAARSISHSLYPVNLESVGLVLYVEELIANLSHKINISLQVMPGYRKKEIFTEVQLYRIIQEFTTNVIKHSQATDLWIYIKDYPLYMAVVISDNGQGFDYDQVKKGMGLKNIESRMKSMNAVHKWKSTLKKGSRLIIIIPTNHEPANQNSTD
- a CDS encoding T6SS phospholipase effector Tle1-like catalytic domain-containing protein, producing MMKNDGIISVGIFFDGTGNNGVNAASANMPARNNESYQGAATNIYKLFSLFNGNHKLYVEGIGTLNGGEDSNFAMATCSNPPGEKGYSSDDKLQKAYDFVEHTINNTNKIYYFYIYGFSRGSMLARHFSNQILLQYPSVSIKIKFLGVFDTVESKPFNTYTINLPQETENALHLCAVNECRYFFPLAGFFETSKSRRDTKTETWNSVWKEVFVPGAHADIGGGYLEGPQSVYISTDFLNTQDLQDYVSDIRNAKTDRAGNKIWDSLLAEFQIEKGVILAQAYVSRDKVYQDLSKVYGRLMLDETNRVTSQIFSTDFKEDDFEIDPEKHPFLVDFYIRAEAYVKNMQPELQPVYDYSRFAEYTHISANFGLYSDEVLKRSTKDISAELINNGLNVPSSSSLDHESHTKVIMELHLPEDSFIPDFLYGTNVPNNDIWSRTIEMRMNKMNGESWKLEEGNH
- a CDS encoding LuxE/PaaK family acyltransferase is translated as MENIFNIQTEQDFLNAALKTFRYQYENVEIYRKFVDFLKTDVEKINSLEKIPFLPIEMFKNHQILDKNAKADLFFQSSGTTQMNLSKHYIADPRKYEESIYKSFQQFIGKPEDFIFLGLLPSYLEKQNSSLIYMVDYLMKKSGKPENGYFLYNHTELFDLLITIKDKKVILFGVSFALLDFLDTLKSQNLSISESLNLTVIETGGMKGRKEEMTKDELLAILQNGFKTEKIYSEYSMTELLSQAYSLGKNEYTCPKWMRVMIRNAEDPFAYEKEGRTGAVNIIDLANIHSCSFIATQDLGKITGDQFQVLGRIDHSDIRGCSLLVS
- the aqpZ gene encoding aquaporin Z: MKKLFAEFFGTFWLVFGGCGSAVFAAGVPDIGIGLLGVALAFGLTVLTMAYAVGHISGGHFNPAVTFGLMAGGRFPAKDLIPYIVAQCLGALVAAGCLYVILNGAGTVDFSQPGAFATNFYGEAVYNGKAFSMGAAFLAEFLLTAFFLIVIMGATDKWANGKFAGIAIGLALTLIHLISIPITNTSVNPARSLSQAVFAGGLAMSQLWLFWAAPILGGIVGGLIYKFLLQRDSTEVEA
- a CDS encoding DUF5715 family protein, with the protein product MRKFFCVVFVPFLYSLYYSQGAKKSLPCYDLSQVLKVEPTPLYKSHLDASKSFGVKLLKDSKTVQKYVNSGKFHAVKKTGKGYRVQRLDYSRAFMVSKAKTTLEKIASKFSKETKGHTFTVSSITRTLEDQCRLRKVNSNASLGISSHNYGNSFDISYVRFNNVLKYNPKMELALEKVLKYYADAGRIYYIKEKQQSCYHVTVRNY
- a CDS encoding ABC-F family ATP-binding cassette domain-containing protein; protein product: MLSVQGLGLHHSGNYLFQNVNFTIKKDDKVGLVGKNGAGKSTLLKMLSGEINFYEGNVVPEGNITIGFLKQDLDFVKGRTVWNETMQAFEQINAWKEALEEVNHQLATRTDYESDAYTDLINKMTELNDLLMNHDAYNLEGDMEKILFGLGFKADDFHKITDEFSGGWRMRIELAKLLLQKNDIMLLDEPTNHLDMESIIWLENFLKEYPGAIVLVSHDKQFMTAVCNRTFDINNKKVDDYKANYSKYLVMREERREKLIQAKKNQDAEIKQMEDNINKFRASATKASFAQSLIKKLDKIERIEVDTEDVSKFNIRFVQSVVPGKVIFEAEHLGKAYGTKQIFDDVDFIVQRGDRIALLGQNGQGKTTLAKILAGDIKDYTGTWNLGHNVNIGYFAQNQEEVLTPNKTVLEEAEDAATEETRPRVRDLLGSFLFQGEAVTKKTKVLSGGERNRLALCKLLLRPFNTLIMDEPTNHLDIQSKEIIKLALQNFQGTLIVISHDREFLDGLCDKIYEFRDGRMKEFLGSVGEYLEYRQKETLREISAEKAKLHNEEVKPEPKKAEVKPATPSSQSSVMVSKEQKNIQNKLKKVEEKISELETEIEKMEASFAQENPSEETLEKYNKTKGELELALQEWEYLGSQLD
- a CDS encoding response regulator transcription factor; the protein is MNPQIKIALIDDEQLILEGVKMLLSNEKNISVSLTSGNGPDFIEKLEELSNEGFPDIALVDVQMQPMNGFELVEILKEKYPELKIIILSSHYKTSILGYMVKLGVSAFLPKNSDRKTFIDAITMVYKNGVFFTAEDHQMLFTYMNSSTKKKSLFEMEDELSEREKDVVKLICQEYTNNEIGEKLFISPRTVESHRQRILEKIGAKNTVGIVIYAIINNIYTLEKI